CTTGTTCTGTAGTTTTAATAAAATTCATACATCAAATTTACAACTTATTATTATTTGCTTAGTGACTAAAATGAATTAGAAGTGTCTAACATTTTGAATCAATAAAAAATCAAAATATGGAAACATTAACACAATCACTTTCAAATTTTTATAATTCTGTAGCTTCAGGTTTTGGAGATTGGGGATTAAAATTATTAGGTGCTTTAGCAGCTTTAATTCTTGGTTTATGGATTATAGGAATGATTATGAGGGCAGTTTCAAGAGTATTTGAAACTAGACATGTAGATGAAACTTTACGTCCGTTTTTAACAACACTTGTAGGTTTTGCATTAAAAGCATTATTACTAATTTCAATTGCAGGAATAGTAGGTATACCAACAGCATCTTTTGCCGCTGTTATTGCGGCGGCGGCTTTTGCTATTGGAAGTGCATTTAACGGGTCTCTTGGTCATTTAGCATCTGGTGTTATGTTATTAATTTTTAGACCGTTTAAAGTTGGAGACTTAATCAAAACAAATGGTGCTTTTGGATTTGTAAAAGAGATTTCTGTTTTTGTTACGGTAATAGAAACTTTTCAAAATGAAACTGAAATTATTCCAAATTCAGCTATAACATCAAATAAAATAACAAACTTAACAGCAATAGGTAATTTAAGGGTAGATATGCCTTTTGCTATTAGATATGGATCTGATATAGATAAAGCAAAGCAAATCGTTCTTGATGTATTAAGAAATGACGTAAATGTTTTAAGTGGAGAAGGGAAGGAACCAAGAGTTGCAGTAAACAATTTAGGAGTTAATAGTGTTGAGTTGTTAGCTTTACCTTATGTAGACTGTAATAATTATTGGGATGTGTATTGGGATACTCGTCAGAAGATTGTAGAAGCTTTAGGGGCAGCAGGATATGAAGCTCCGTTGCCGCAAAGAATAGTAACTATGAATAAATAACTTTGATTTATTTACGTAACAAAAAAGCCGGTTATAAAACCGGCTTTTTTATATTTTAAAAAGTATAAAATTTATACTTCTGCTAATATCGCATTTAAAGTTTCATTAGGTCTCATGAAACTATCAGCTGAATTATCATTTGGTACATAATATCCACCTATTTCAATAGCTTTACCTTGTACTTCATTTAATTCATTTACAATTTTATCTTCGTTAGCTTTCATATTTTCAGCTACAGAAGCGAATTGTGTTTTTAATTCTTCGTTTTTAGATTGATTAGCTAATTCTTCAGCCCAATACATAGCTAAATAGAAATGACTACCTCGGTTATCTAATTCTCCAGCTTTTCTAGAAGGAGATTTTTTATTGTCTAATAACTTCTCAATAGCGTCATCTAAAGTTTCAGCTAAAACTAACGCTTTATCGTTATTATTAGTTTGTCCCAAGTGTTCTAATGAAACTGCTAAAGCTAAGAATTCACCCAAAGAATCCCAACGTAAGTGATTCTCTCCAACAAATTGTTGAACGTGTTTAGGAGCAGATCCACCAGCACCAGTTTCAAATAAACCACCACCATTCATTAAAGGAACAATAGATAACATTTTAGCAGAAGTACCTAATTCTAAAATAGGGAATAAATCTGTTAAGTAGTCACGTAATACATTTCCTGTAACAGAAATAGTATCTTCTCCGTTTTTAACTCTTGCTAAAGTATATGAAGTTGCTTCAGAAACAGATTTGATTAAAATTTCTAATCCAGTTGTATCATGTTCTGGTAAATATGCTTCTACTTTTTTAATTAATTCAGCATCGTGAGCTCTGTTTTTGTCTAACCAAAATACAGCAGGAGCTTGCATTGCTTTAGCTCTAGTTACAGCTAACTTTACCCAATCTTTAACTGGAGCATCTTTAGTTTGACACATTCTCCAGATATCACCTGTTTCAACAGTGTGTTCAATTAAAGTGTTTCCTTCACTATCGATAACAGAAACTTTTCCATCAGTAGCGATTTCAAAAGTTTTGTCATGAGATCCATATTCTTCAGCTTTCTTAGCCATTAATCCTACGTTAGGAACAGTTCCCATTGTTGTTGGATCAAAAGCACCATTTTCTTTACAGAAATCAATAGTAGCTTGGTATAATGCAGCGTATGAACTATCTGGAATTACAGCTTTAGTATCTTGTTGCTTACCTTCTTTATTCCACATTTGACCAGAAGTACGAATCATAGCTGGCATAGAAGCATCAATAATAACATCTGAAGGAACATGTAAATTGGTAATTCCTTTATCAGAATCTACCATAGCTACGTCAGGGTTATTAGCATAAACCGTTTCAATATCAGCTAAAATTTCAGCTTTCTTTTCAGCAGAAACTTCTTCTAAATTGCTTAATAAGTTTCCAAAACCGTTATTAACGTCAACTCCAATTTCTTCAAAAGTTTCACCATGTTTAGCAAAAACGTCTTTAAAGAAAGTTCTTACAGCATGTCCAAAAATAATTGGATCAGAAACCTTCATCATTGTAGCTTTCATGTGTAAAGAAAATAAGATACCTTGATCTTTAGCATCTTTAATTTCTTTGTCTAAGAAAGCTAATAAAGCTTTTTTATTCATAACAGAAGCATCGATAATTTCTCCTGCTAATAGAGTAGTGCTAGCTTTTAAAACGGTTTCAGAACCACTAGCATCTGTGTGTACTATTTTAACATCTGTAGCATTAGAAACTGTTACAGACTTTTCATTGTGAGCAAAGTCATTTTCTCCCATTGTAGCTACGTGAGTTTTAGAGTCTGAACTCCAAGCTCCCATAGAATGTGGATTTTTCTTTGCGTAATTTTTAACTGCTTTAGGTGCACGACGGTCAGAATTTCCTTCACGTAACACAGGGTTTACAGCAGAACCTTTTACTTTATTATATAGAGCTAAAACTTTTTTGTCTTCTTCAGTTTCAACTTCTTCAGGATAATCAGGTAAAGCGTAACCTAAAGCTTGTAATTCTTTAACAGCTGCTTTTAATTGAGGTACAGAAGCACTAATATTAGGTAATTTAATAATGTTTGCTTCTGGTTTTGTAGCTAATTCTCCTAAAAATGCTAATGCATCTTCTACTTTTTGATCTTCTGTTAAGTATTCAGAAAAATTTGCTAAAATTCTACCAGCCAAAGAAATATCTTTAGTTTCAATTTCTATGTTAGATGATTTTGTATATGCTTTTACGATAGGCAAAAACGAACGGGTAGCAAGTGCTGGAGCCTCGTCTGTTTTTGTATACATAATTTTTGCAGTTGCGCTCATAAATTATCTAGTTATTTTAATTTGAAGTGATGCAAATTTAAGTATTACAATTGATTTTTTTAAAGTTAATTTCTTATTAAAAAAAAAGTTAACTCTTATTTAGGATTTGTTGTATATGAAACAAAAAAAAAGCAATGCTTTAAGCATCGCTTTTTTAATATTTTTAAAAGACAGATTAGATTCTTCTTTCTTTGATTCTTGCTTTCTTACCAGTAAGACCTCTGAAGTAGAAAATTCTAGCTCTACGTACTTTACCTCTTTTGTTAATTTCTATCTTTTGGATAGATGGTAAATTAACTGGGAAAATACGCTCAACTCCAACAGTACCAGACATTTTTCTGATTGTAAAAGTTTCAGAAGAACCGTTTCCTCTTCTTTGGATTACAACTCCTCTAAAGAACTGAGTACGAGTCTTGTTTCCTTCTTTAATTTCGTAGTATACAGTGATTGTATCTCCTGCTGCGAATTCTGGTAAATCGTTTTTTGTTACGAATTCGTCTTGAACAAATTTAATTAAATCCATTTGTTTAAATTCTTGTAGTTTTAACAAAACAACATTCACGATTCTCGTCAGAGGTTGTTTTTGCGAGTGCAAATATAGAATATATATTTAAGTAATTATAAAAAAAATGAAATTAAATTATCGTGAAAAAAGTTTCTTGTTGTATTAATAAACTATTGATTAATAGTTAATAGTATTTTTTTTAGTGATGGTTTTTTAAAACCTGCTTAAACTCTAACAAAAGCTTCCGAAATATATTACAGTGCTTAAAAAAACTATTTAATGGAAACTGTAATTTATAAAAAAAGATCTTTAAATTCTGGATTGAAAAGGTTCTTGAACTCTCTTGTATCCTTTATTAAAATAATAAGAAAAGAAGTATCAATTACTTATTTTGTCTTCTTTTTTGCTTCCGTACTATTAGTGGCATTGTATAATAAAGCAGACTTACATTTAATATTAAACAGCTACCATTCATCTTTTTTTGATGTCTTTTTCAAGTATTCTACTTTTTTAGGTGACGGAATTATGTTTGCTGTATTGGCGATTATTTTTTTGTTTGTTAAACGAAAAATGACTTTAGTGTTCGTTGTAGGAGGTTTGTTAACATTAGTAATTACACACTTTTTTAAGAAGATAATTTTTAAAGGAGTAGCAAGACCGGCAGAGTTTTTAGGGTTAGAAAATTTGCATCTAATTGATGGTGTTAAAATAGCTTTTTGGAATTCATTTCCATCAGGTCATACCATAACAGCTTTCACAATATTTGCAATACTTTGCTTATACTTTAGAAAGTGTGTTTCACAATATATCTGGATTCTATTAGCCATTATTGCCGGAATTTCAAGAGTATATCTTTCTCAGCATTTTTTGATGGATATTTTTGTTGGTTCAATTTTAGGAATTGTAATCGGTTTTGTTAGTATGAGTTTGTTTTTTCCTGAAAGAAAAAGAGTTCATTAATGCAAAACGATTATAAAAAGATTACTTTAATTACTATTGTAATCAGTACAATTTTAAGACTTTTTTTAGCAGGAAGTTTAGAGTTTGGAAATGACGAAGTGTATTATTGGTTATATGCAAAGTATCCAGATATAAGTCATTTCGATCACCCACCAATGGTTGGTTTTTTTATACAATTCTTCACTTTAGATTTATTATTTAGTTCTGAACTAGCTATTAGGTTAGCTGCTATTATTCCTACAAGTGTAACTATGTATGTTCTTTTTTTAATAGGAAAATACTTGAGAAGAGAAAAAATAGGTTTTATAGCTGTTTTATTATATAATATTCATATTTACGGATTTGTAATCGCAGGAACTTTTATTTTACCAGATTCTCCTTTAGTATTTTTTTGGTTGTTGAGTTTCTATTTTTTTATTCAAGTTTTACCAAAAGATCCTGATCAAAAATTATATCTAAAATTACTTCTAGCTTTCTTATTTGCTGGTTTAGCGATTTATTCTAAATATCAAGCTATTTATTTACTCTTCGGAGTTGCTCTATTTGTTGTTGTTAAAAATAGCGTGTGGCTAAAAAAGCCTATTTTCTATTTAGGTTTTATTCTTCCAATTATAGCTGTTGGAATTATTTTTTATTGGAATTATTTAAACGATTTTATCAGTTACAAGTTTCATGGAAATCGAGTTTCATTTTTTAGTCTGAAGTTCAATAAAGATTCATTTTTAAGAGAAGTTCTAGGACAGTTTATTTATAATAATCCTTACATAGTTGTAATGTTACTTATTATGTTTTTAGCATTAAGAAAGAAGAAGTTTATTGTCGATAGTAAAGTTTCTTATCTTTTTCTTAGTTGCTCACTACCTTTAATTTTAACTACAATTTATTTGTCATTTTCAAGAAATACATTACCACATTGGTCTGGAGTTTCATATTTAACTTTATTGCCATTATTAGCAGTTTTTCTTTCAGAAAAGAAGCGAATTATTAAAAAGTCGATTATTGGAATGTCGAGTTTTTTTATGTTATTGATTTTCGCTTCTGTGATAATTACTACAGGATTTTTATTACCCGAGAATTTATCTAAGACTAAAGAAAGTTTAGGTAGAAAAGATGCAGTTTTAGATATGTATGGATGGCAGCAAGCTTCAGAAAAACTGACTTTATTTTTTGAGAAAGAAGAATTAAAAAGTTTGCCTATTGTATCAAATAGATGGTATCCTGCTGCTCATATTGATTATTACATAGCTCAACCAAATAAAATGAGAGTTTATGGAGTAGGAGAGTTGACAGATATTCATAAATACTATTGGATAAATAAGACATATCCTAAACTCGGAAATAAAGTTTTATACATTACTGATAGTAGAAATTATAAACATCCTAAAGAAGTTTATACGAATGAATACTCAACCATAAAAAAGATAAAAGAAATTCCTATTGAAAGAAACAGAGTAGTTGTAAAATATGTTTTTCTCTACGTATTAGAAAAATAATTATTCTTCATCTAGTAAATCCGGACGTATAGCTTTAGTTCTTTCGTAAGCTTTTTCTGAACGCCATTCTTCTATTTTAGGAAAATTTCCCGATAATAATACTTCAGGAACTTTCATACCTTCATATTCCGAAGGTCTTGTGTAAACTGGTGGCGACAATAAATTATCTTGAAAAGAGTCGGTTAGGGCAGAAGTTTCATCTCCTAAAACTCCAGGAATTAAACGGATAACAGCGTCGCATAAAACAGCAGCCGCTAATTCTCCTCCTGTTAAAACATAATCTCCAATTGAGATTTCTTTGGTGATGTATTTATCTCTTACACGTTGATCTACACCTTTGTAATGACCAGTAAGAATAATAATATTTTCTTTAAGTGATAATGTATTTGCAGTAGCTTGATTTAAAGTTGGTGCATCTGGAGTCATGTAAATAATTTCATCGTATTTACGTTCAGCTAATAATCCTTCGATACATTTCGCTATGGGTTCAATCATTAATACCATTCCAGCACCACCACCAAATTGATAATCATCGATTTGACGGTAATTTCCAAATCCAAATTCTCTTAAGTTATGAAAATGAACTTCTGCTAATCCTTTATCAATGGCTCTTTTCATCATTGAATTCTGAAAAGGACTTTTAATTAAATCTGGCTCAACTGTTATAATATCTACTCGCATGCTACAAAAGTAGGATTTTATAAACGAACAAGTAAGTTTAGTTTATTTATATTTGAAAACTCTATAAACAATAAAAAATGCAACTGAAAAAAATACACACTGAAATAGCAAACAAATGGATTGAGATAAGAGGAATAAGTAATGAATTGAAAAATGTTTTACATGATTTTGAAGGAGATAATTTAGTAGGATATGTTTATATAGATCATACAGCAGGTATTACATTAGATGTCATAAAGATCTTCGATATCAAAAATGATCAATTAGTTTTCAGAGAATCTCCAGCTGATAAAGGAACTAGAATAATTTCTCGCTTTCATGGAATAATCAACTCTAAAAAGATAAGTGTTTTGAGTGAAGAGTCTATTAATGAATTAAACTTAAAAGCTCCTGAATATCTTTCAGTATATGAAAGGTTTGATCTAGAGGAGTTTAGGTTAAATAATAGAATTCATAAATTCAGAGCTGAAGGATATCCAGATGATGTACAAATTTTATTATTGCCAAATAACCCTTTTCAACCAGAATTAGTGTGGGGTAGAGTTGAAAAATTAGAGAAAGATTACTTAACATGTAATATTCTTAACCAGCCTAACCAAAATATAGGCATAAATGAAAACGATCTTGTTAAAGCTACTGTAAAAACTCTGAATGAAAATGAATATATTGTATGTGTAATTGAGTCAAATTCTGAATCAAATTTATATAAGACAAACAACAGGAGTTGGTGGAAATTCTGGTAAAATTAGTTGCTAGAATTTGTGATATAAATTATCAATTTTTAAATAAGAAACCTCCATACCTAAATGAGATATAGAGGTGTAAGATTATTTATGTTTTATTATTGTTAGTATCCTTTAACTTCCCCCATGCTTAACTCACCATTTTTTCCAAAACGATGCATTTTAGGTAATAGAGTTCCACTT
This genomic stretch from Tenacibaculum jejuense harbors:
- the trmD gene encoding tRNA (guanosine(37)-N1)-methyltransferase TrmD — its product is MRVDIITVEPDLIKSPFQNSMMKRAIDKGLAEVHFHNLREFGFGNYRQIDDYQFGGGAGMVLMIEPIAKCIEGLLAERKYDEIIYMTPDAPTLNQATANTLSLKENIIILTGHYKGVDQRVRDKYITKEISIGDYVLTGGELAAAVLCDAVIRLIPGVLGDETSALTDSFQDNLLSPPVYTRPSEYEGMKVPEVLLSGNFPKIEEWRSEKAYERTKAIRPDLLDEE
- a CDS encoding mechanosensitive ion channel family protein; protein product: METLTQSLSNFYNSVASGFGDWGLKLLGALAALILGLWIIGMIMRAVSRVFETRHVDETLRPFLTTLVGFALKALLLISIAGIVGIPTASFAAVIAAAAFAIGSAFNGSLGHLASGVMLLIFRPFKVGDLIKTNGAFGFVKEISVFVTVIETFQNETEIIPNSAITSNKITNLTAIGNLRVDMPFAIRYGSDIDKAKQIVLDVLRNDVNVLSGEGKEPRVAVNNLGVNSVELLALPYVDCNNYWDVYWDTRQKIVEALGAAGYEAPLPQRIVTMNK
- a CDS encoding NADP-dependent isocitrate dehydrogenase, encoding MSATAKIMYTKTDEAPALATRSFLPIVKAYTKSSNIEIETKDISLAGRILANFSEYLTEDQKVEDALAFLGELATKPEANIIKLPNISASVPQLKAAVKELQALGYALPDYPEEVETEEDKKVLALYNKVKGSAVNPVLREGNSDRRAPKAVKNYAKKNPHSMGAWSSDSKTHVATMGENDFAHNEKSVTVSNATDVKIVHTDASGSETVLKASTTLLAGEIIDASVMNKKALLAFLDKEIKDAKDQGILFSLHMKATMMKVSDPIIFGHAVRTFFKDVFAKHGETFEEIGVDVNNGFGNLLSNLEEVSAEKKAEILADIETVYANNPDVAMVDSDKGITNLHVPSDVIIDASMPAMIRTSGQMWNKEGKQQDTKAVIPDSSYAALYQATIDFCKENGAFDPTTMGTVPNVGLMAKKAEEYGSHDKTFEIATDGKVSVIDSEGNTLIEHTVETGDIWRMCQTKDAPVKDWVKLAVTRAKAMQAPAVFWLDKNRAHDAELIKKVEAYLPEHDTTGLEILIKSVSEATSYTLARVKNGEDTISVTGNVLRDYLTDLFPILELGTSAKMLSIVPLMNGGGLFETGAGGSAPKHVQQFVGENHLRWDSLGEFLALAVSLEHLGQTNNNDKALVLAETLDDAIEKLLDNKKSPSRKAGELDNRGSHFYLAMYWAEELANQSKNEELKTQFASVAENMKANEDKIVNELNEVQGKAIEIGGYYVPNDNSADSFMRPNETLNAILAEV
- the rplS gene encoding 50S ribosomal protein L19, yielding MDLIKFVQDEFVTKNDLPEFAAGDTITVYYEIKEGNKTRTQFFRGVVIQRRGNGSSETFTIRKMSGTVGVERIFPVNLPSIQKIEINKRGKVRRARIFYFRGLTGKKARIKERRI
- a CDS encoding ArnT family glycosyltransferase, which gives rise to MQNDYKKITLITIVISTILRLFLAGSLEFGNDEVYYWLYAKYPDISHFDHPPMVGFFIQFFTLDLLFSSELAIRLAAIIPTSVTMYVLFLIGKYLRREKIGFIAVLLYNIHIYGFVIAGTFILPDSPLVFFWLLSFYFFIQVLPKDPDQKLYLKLLLAFLFAGLAIYSKYQAIYLLFGVALFVVVKNSVWLKKPIFYLGFILPIIAVGIIFYWNYLNDFISYKFHGNRVSFFSLKFNKDSFLREVLGQFIYNNPYIVVMLLIMFLALRKKKFIVDSKVSYLFLSCSLPLILTTIYLSFSRNTLPHWSGVSYLTLLPLLAVFLSEKKRIIKKSIIGMSSFFMLLIFASVIITTGFLLPENLSKTKESLGRKDAVLDMYGWQQASEKLTLFFEKEELKSLPIVSNRWYPAAHIDYYIAQPNKMRVYGVGELTDIHKYYWINKTYPKLGNKVLYITDSRNYKHPKEVYTNEYSTIKKIKEIPIERNRVVVKYVFLYVLEK
- a CDS encoding phosphatase PAP2 family protein translates to METVIYKKRSLNSGLKRFLNSLVSFIKIIRKEVSITYFVFFFASVLLVALYNKADLHLILNSYHSSFFDVFFKYSTFLGDGIMFAVLAIIFLFVKRKMTLVFVVGGLLTLVITHFFKKIIFKGVARPAEFLGLENLHLIDGVKIAFWNSFPSGHTITAFTIFAILCLYFRKCVSQYIWILLAIIAGISRVYLSQHFLMDIFVGSILGIVIGFVSMSLFFPERKRVH